Proteins encoded together in one Solidesulfovibrio fructosivorans JJ] window:
- a CDS encoding HigA family addiction module antitoxin, with amino-acid sequence MDIEAKLPPIHPGEILYEDFMKPLGLSQNALSRRLGVPPVTVHKIIHGKRAITTETAFRLARFFGNTPGFWLNLQRDYEIEKAEDDLLPDRIAAEVRPLDAAASGGDASRIG; translated from the coding sequence ATGGACATCGAGGCAAAGCTTCCCCCCATCCATCCCGGCGAAATCCTGTACGAGGATTTCATGAAGCCGCTTGGACTTTCGCAAAACGCGCTGTCCAGGCGTCTTGGCGTGCCGCCCGTGACGGTGCACAAAATCATTCACGGCAAACGGGCCATCACCACGGAAACCGCGTTCCGACTGGCGCGTTTTTTCGGCAATACGCCCGGGTTCTGGCTCAATTTGCAGCGGGACTATGAAATCGAAAAAGCCGAGGACGATCTGCTTCCCGACCGTATCGCCGCCGAGGTCCGCCCCCTCGATGCCGCCGCGTCAGGCGGGGACGCCAGCCGGATAGGCTGA
- a CDS encoding type II toxin-antitoxin system RelE/ParE family toxin, producing MILDFACPHIEALFLRRVPMPRLPADLQRTARRKLRQLHAVERLQDMAIPPGNRLEKLSGDRKGQFSVRINDRYRICFVWENGNAHQVEIVDYH from the coding sequence ATGATCCTTGATTTCGCCTGCCCCCATATCGAAGCGCTGTTTTTGCGGCGGGTGCCCATGCCGCGATTGCCGGCAGACTTGCAGCGGACGGCCCGGCGCAAATTGCGTCAGCTCCATGCCGTGGAACGTTTGCAGGACATGGCGATCCCGCCGGGAAACAGGCTGGAAAAGCTGAGTGGGGACAGAAAAGGGCAATTTTCGGTTCGGATCAACGACCGTTACCGGATTTGTTTCGTCTGGGAAAACGGCAATGCCCATCAGGTCGAAATCGTCGATTACCATTAG
- a CDS encoding nitroreductase family protein, whose translation MSMSVKDAIAARHSVRAFAKKALTEGEITELIEAARNAPSSLNSQPWRFKVVTAAADLAWFGTSEATRKQGWLSAAPAIIISCVDLAHYIKDSQAAAFFFRDNKLIEGEPMDGIDAYVAREAAAAEQAKFGACAMNTAIAEAFLMLRATEMGLGTCWVGMFDEANIKSRFHLPEGYRVVNIMAVGWPDEAEVFPRKRKSLEDIVIS comes from the coding sequence ATGTCCATGAGCGTGAAGGATGCCATTGCCGCGCGCCACAGCGTGCGCGCCTTTGCCAAGAAAGCGTTGACCGAAGGCGAAATTACGGAACTCATCGAGGCGGCCCGCAATGCGCCCTCGAGCCTCAATTCCCAGCCCTGGCGTTTCAAGGTCGTCACCGCCGCCGCGGACCTGGCCTGGTTCGGCACGAGCGAAGCCACGCGCAAGCAGGGCTGGCTTTCCGCCGCGCCGGCCATCATCATAAGCTGTGTGGACCTTGCCCATTACATCAAGGATTCCCAGGCGGCGGCGTTTTTCTTCCGCGACAACAAGCTGATCGAGGGCGAGCCCATGGACGGCATCGACGCCTATGTGGCCCGGGAGGCGGCGGCGGCCGAGCAGGCCAAGTTCGGCGCCTGCGCCATGAACACGGCCATAGCCGAGGCGTTCTTGATGCTGCGGGCCACGGAAATGGGGCTTGGCACCTGCTGGGTGGGGATGTTCGACGAGGCCAACATCAAGTCGCGCTTTCACCTTCCCGAGGGGTATCGGGTGGTCAACATCATGGCCGTGGGCTGGCCGGACGAGGCGGAGGTCTTTCCCCGCAAGCGCAAGAGCCTGGAAGATATCGTCATTTCCTGA
- a CDS encoding AraC family transcriptional regulator, producing MTPAASLLRDRLAALLAAQATSDGFSPTPLPGVRYARAMRHFPLAPVLYEPSIVLLATGKKRAVCGETVHELDPGHYWVVAAPLAFACESLGSPEAPLYGLSVRVEPAVLGELLLEMDEDTPASVDVAGMCASPMTEEIADAAVRLAACLASPLDARLLGPGIVREIVYRALRGDQGAALRGLAAHNGRLRAIARVLRRIHAEYATPLDVEKLAREAHMGLSTFHHAFRAVTASTPLKYLKTVRLHKARAFLAEPGRTAGDAARLAGYASASQFSREYKRHFGASPSEEAARLKGGEG from the coding sequence GTGACGCCGGCCGCCTCTCTTCTCCGCGATCGTCTGGCCGCCCTGCTCGCTGCCCAGGCAACGAGCGACGGCTTTTCCCCGACGCCCCTTCCCGGCGTGCGCTACGCCCGGGCCATGCGCCATTTTCCCCTGGCCCCGGTGCTTTACGAGCCGTCCATCGTGCTTTTGGCCACGGGCAAAAAGCGGGCCGTGTGCGGCGAAACGGTCCACGAACTCGATCCCGGGCATTATTGGGTGGTGGCCGCGCCGCTGGCCTTTGCCTGCGAAAGCCTGGGCTCGCCCGAAGCGCCGCTCTACGGGCTGTCGGTGCGGGTGGAGCCGGCGGTGCTCGGCGAATTGCTGCTGGAGATGGACGAGGATACGCCCGCTTCGGTCGATGTGGCCGGCATGTGCGCCTCGCCCATGACCGAGGAGATCGCCGACGCGGCGGTGCGGCTGGCCGCCTGCCTCGCCTCGCCGCTCGACGCGCGCCTGCTCGGGCCCGGCATCGTGCGGGAGATCGTCTACCGGGCCCTTCGCGGCGACCAGGGCGCGGCCCTGCGGGGGCTGGCCGCGCACAACGGTCGCCTGCGGGCCATCGCCCGGGTGCTGCGGCGCATCCACGCGGAATACGCCACCCCCCTCGACGTGGAGAAACTGGCCCGCGAGGCGCATATGGGCCTTTCGACGTTTCACCATGCCTTCCGGGCGGTCACGGCCAGCACGCCGCTCAAATATTTGAAGACCGTGCGGCTGCACAAGGCTCGGGCGTTTCTGGCCGAGCCCGGGAGAACGGCCGGCGACGCCGCAAGGCTTGCGGGCTACGCCAGCGCTTCGCAGTTCTCGCGCGAGTACAAGCGGCATTTCGGGGCGAGCCCGTCGGAAGAGGCGGCCCGGCTCAAAGGCGGCGAAGGCTGA